GGACTCTTACCGCACCCAGCCAGCATCAGACCAACTAACAGCGTCAATACTGCCATTACTAACTTTTTCATTTTCATTCACTCCTTTCATAAAGAGAAATTGAGAAATTGAGAAACTAGAAACTAAGGGATTCTTTTTCCTATTTTTTACAAAGAACAATATTTACCTCATCAGACAAAAGTCTTAGGCCCCTTTAGATAAGGGGTTTGAGGTTTGGTTTTTATTCTATCTTTACCCTATACTTATTTGGGGATTTTGTCAAGAGGGTTGCCCATAATTGATAAATCGGTTTTCGCAAAATCAAGAGGTGTGAGTAGATGTTGGATAGATTTTGATGCCATATTCAACCAATTTATCAAAATCCTTATTCTTTTTCCAAAACTTTAATAGCTTTTCTCTCAAGTGCTTATGAGGCTTATATCCTTTGTCTTGCCAGATAATTAAATCCAAGAATTCTTCATTTAAAATAACCGTTAGGGCCTCTTTAAGATTCTCAAATTCCTTTTTAGTTAATTTCTCTAAAATATGTTTTTCCCAGTAAGCATAGGTTTGAAAATGAAGTAACTCATGAACAAAAGTTCTAACATAAGTTTGTTTTGGCCAAATTATTGGTAACCAAACATAGCCACGCTCATAATCATAAGCGGCTCTAGGGAAAGTTGTTAAAAAACAGGTGAATTTTTCTCTATGGATTTTTTTACTCGTAACTATTTCCATTCTGGAAAAAATTTCTTTTTGGTATTGATTAAATATAACTCGTATTTCCTTCTTTTTTTGATTAATTTTTTCTTTCTTATATAAAATTTTTAAATATGGAATTAAAAAATCTAAGGCTTGTTTTTGGGTTTTGCCCACAAGTTTATTTTGCAACTTCTTGCTTATCCTTTGCTTCCAATCTGTCCCATACGAGATTGTATTACAGCCATCCCACCAATTCCAGGCATCTTTTTTGATATCTTTTTTAACTGTCAATTTTGATTATAAAATATAAAGGAAATAATAAAGGGGGGGTTGAAGTTTCAAGACAACAGCTCCCCGCGAAGATAGCTCCGTACTCGCGAATCGCGGAAGGATGCCTTCCGCTAATTCACGCAATCGCAGGAGCAGTCTGAACAGTCACAACAGTCACACGAAGAATTGGACCCCTTCTTGGTCGCCAAAATCCTCGCCTTCTTGGCTGTGACTTTCCGCTTCTTGAGAACGTCGATGGCTGCCATCGTTAGTTCCTCCTCTATGGATGGGTTATAGGTTGACAATCGGGAGAAAACGATTAAAAAACATATCGCATTCTCCCTGCGGACAACAATCACTCTCATAAAGAATACAGGTAAAACAGCCATTATTCATATTATATTCTCCTTGTTAAATATTTTTTTGGTTCAAAGAATGTCCAAATAAAGGGACAGCCAGCAAAACATTTACCCCAATATTTACAACCCTCACAGGCTTCTGCGGGGTAATGCCACGCCTCTTTGACAAAATCAAGATGAATACCGTACTCCCATTGCTCTTCAAAAGATTCAACAAGCTCTCCATTAGATCCTTTTGCATTAAATAATGGGCTGCCTACAAAATGCGTGCAGGGTAGAACATCACCATTAGGTTCAATGGCCACCCCCGTTCCATAGTAAATATGACAGTGATAATCCCGACCAATCGTCATATCCTCACGCATCTCATCCAAAATTTCTTCTGGAAAAAGACATAACGGAAGCGTAGCGAAAAAAGAAATGTGAATTCCTTTCTTACGTTTAAGGTATAGATACGCCTCTGTGATGGCTTTGGCATTGTCTCTCGGATCAAGGGCGAATGAGTCAGTAACGCCGCCCTGCTCATCGATGCTTGGAAGCGAAAAGTTATAGAGGATATTAGGCATTCCAATGGAATGCATAAGGATAGCATTGGCTACGATGTCATCAACATTCAAGGTTGAAATCGTCATAATGCTATTAGCCGAGATTTCTGCCTTAAGGAGGTTCTTTGCCCCTTGTAGGCTTTCCGCAAAACTCGAAGTTTGCGTAATAAAATTATGCTTTTCTTCTCTCGCCGCCTCTAATGAAACGCTGGAATGAATGAGACCAGCCTCCTTGAGTCTTAAGACAAAATCATAGTCAGCCAGTTTTCTTCCATTTGATACCAACTTCATATGGACGCCGCACTTTGCTCCAATCGAAACTAACGGAACAATATCTGGATAAAGTGTCGGCTCTCCGCCAATAAGTAGGCAGTTTTTCACTCCCAGTCTTGCTAATTTTTGTATGGCGTTGCAGGCGAAACTGTAATCCATCCATTCGTCATTGTGTCCATCACCCATTGAACAACCATCCTTGGCGTAGCAGAAGCAGCAACGATTATTGCACGAATAAGTCAGAACTATCCAAGCAGTTGTGGGTAACATCTGAATCACTCCTTTCACGAGAGAAATTAAGAAATTAAGGACATTTTCGTTTCTAATTTCTTGTCTGGTTTTTGATTTCACGATTCACGATTTATATAACACGAAACAAACTATCAATAATTAACTATTAGAGTTTTTAAATGAGCAAATATTTAAAACCAACCCGCCTCAGCAGACAAAAGTCCTTAGCCCCCTAAATAAGGGGCTTGAGGTGGATTAGCTGTATTCTTTCTCTATCTTCACCCTATACCTGTTTTTGGATTTTGTCAAGCTCGTTGACATATTCTGGAAAATTGCTATAATAGTTTTAGAATGCCAAAAGCAAAACAAACAATCTATTTAGAAACTTCAGTTATTTCGGCTTATTTTGATTTTTGGAAAAAGAGTCCCCTGCAAAAAAGGGAAACTCGAAAGTTTTGGAAAATAGTATTACCCGATTATGAACCAGTTACTTCTACACTAACCATTATTGAGTTAGAACGAGCCCGACGGGAATGGCGAAATGAATATTTAAAGTTGATTCAGAATATAAGGATTTTAAATTTTTCTCCAAAGGTTTCTCGGTTAGCGGAGCGATATATTAAAGAAAGGATTATTCCTAAAAGCAAAGCTGATGACGCAGGACACCTGGCAATAGCCGTGACCCATGAGATTGATTTTTTCTTGACCTGGAATATGCAGCATTTTTTAAGACCCAACAAGATGAAACAGATTATTAATTTTAATCGAACTAACAGTCTTTATATACCCACTTTAGTCAACCCTAATGATTTCCTTGAATAAAATCTATGAAAGAACCATATTTTATGCAACAAATTCATAAAGAGAGAGAAAAAGAGGCCAAAATTCTTTGGACCAGATTTAGTGGTAATTTTTATAAGTATCATCAGTTGAGAATGAAAAATTTACAGCAAGATTTAGAAAAAGCAGGTTGGCATCTAAGAGTAGGTCATCGTGGGGAGCAGCGATTAGTAGAATTTTAAATTCTTTACCTGGGCTGATGCCTGCCCGCCTCTGGCGGGATAATCACATGCCCCTAAAAAAGATTACCATTGACTGGCCCCGCACCAAGCTTGAAAAAGTTTAATCTAATCGCCAAGTATATTACCCAGACCCGCCTAACGGCTTTGTTTGTATTTAAAATAAGGTTTTACCAAAAGCTTGGTGGCGGGGTAAAGGCGATGGGGAGCAGATTGTTTCCGGCGGGCCGACTACTTATTATAAAAATCATAAGGATGTATGCACTGCTCGGTGTGATAGCCCAGGCACGCCGCCGGATGGGTTGGTGTGCGATAATGAAGGCGGCGCTGATTGTGATGTAACCTGTGATATTGGTCGTTCTTGTGTGCCGACATGGGAGGATACTTGCGCTTGTTCTATTAATGGTGTTAATATTTGTGATGTGAAAGCAGGTGAAAGTTCTTGTACAAAAGATGATATGGTCGGGGCCTGCCGCTTGCAGTTTGGGGATTCTAAAGATGCCTGCGCAAAAAATTTCTTTAGCTTTTCACATGTGTATAGTTATAGTCCTTTCTGCGCTAATCATCTGGCAAATTGCGATGTTGATGTTGATGGAGATAAGATTGTATCTCCAACAGAACCTTCTTGTTGTAAATTCCGACCCAAAGTCCAGGTTTTGGATAATTGGGGGTGGTGTAATGGGACGTGTGATAATCCGAATAATTTGGATGGGGTTGGGTGTTATGATGGAGATTGGGAATGTATCAATGGAACTAAACCAGAAAATGCTGATGATTCGTACACTTATTATGATGGAAATATAATAATTACTCCGTAATTTACTTGAATAGAATAAAAATAGGACTGAACGCAGTGGTAAAACGTTCAGTCCTTTGTTATCTGACATGATAAGGTTAATGTGACAGGGTTATTGTCCAGACATCTCCTCCATTATCAGTCCCCGACCATGTCTCGGTTTGGGGATTGTAAATTCCGTTACACTGAGGACCTCCCAATTTGAATTCAAGCTCGCCAGTGTATGGGTTTAGGATTTGTCCGTAGGCCTTTTGTCCTCCATCGACAGCCGTTATAGTGAGGTTTTTGTCGTGGATGTCGATAGTTATTTTGAAGCTGGTTCCATTAGTCCACTTGAACAACCATTCCCGGCCATTGACAAACCCCTCAAACACACTTTTTTTCTGTACTAACGGAGCATCCACCCGAGCAGTCTCGCCAACTTTTACCACAACCTGGCCAGTCCAGTTCTCGCATCCCTGTTTATTCACCTCCACCGCATAGACCTTGGGTTCCAGGCCTTCCACAAGCAGGGTTCCATCAGTTTTAACCGCGCCTTTGTTTTGGCCGTCAAGAAATATGCTTGCTCCGGGCGTGGAGTAAAAGAGCAGAGAGCCGGTAGTGGGAACCACAACCTTGGCCTGCAGTTCAAATGCCGGCACTTCCACTTCCTCAACATTAACACCATCCGCAAGGCGCAGGGTAAAGAAAGATTTTAGCTCGGTTCCAAGCTTGAGCTGGATTACCTTACCCTCCATGTCAAGGAAAGAAATATCATAATTAACATC
This is a stretch of genomic DNA from Patescibacteria group bacterium. It encodes these proteins:
- a CDS encoding radical SAM protein, with amino-acid sequence MKSKTRQEIRNENVLNFLISLVKGVIQMLPTTAWIVLTYSCNNRCCFCYAKDGCSMGDGHNDEWMDYSFACNAIQKLARLGVKNCLLIGGEPTLYPDIVPLVSIGAKCGVHMKLVSNGRKLADYDFVLRLKEAGLIHSSVSLEAAREEKHNFITQTSSFAESLQGAKNLLKAEISANSIMTISTLNVDDIVANAILMHSIGMPNILYNFSLPSIDEQGGVTDSFALDPRDNAKAITEAYLYLKRKKGIHISFFATLPLCLFPEEILDEMREDMTIGRDYHCHIYYGTGVAIEPNGDVLPCTHFVGSPLFNAKGSNGELVESFEEQWEYGIHLDFVKEAWHYPAEACEGCKYWGKCFAGCPFIWTFFEPKKYLTRRI
- a CDS encoding PEGA domain-containing protein; translated protein: YPVYTDASSTAGIKLQVSVDGEVIETLPVEQGGASNPDSVTVIALERDVNYDISFLDMEGKVIQLKLGTELKSFFTLRLADGVNVEEVEVPAFELQAKVVVPTTGSLLFYSTPGASIFLDGQNKGAVKTDGTLLVEGLEPKVYAVEVNKQGCENWTGQVVVKVGETARVDAPLVQKKSVFEGFVNGREWLFKWTNGTSFKITIDIHDKNLTITAVDGGQKAYGQILNPYTGELEFKLGGPQCNGIYNPQTETWSGTDNGGDVWTITLSH
- a CDS encoding PIN domain-containing protein gives rise to the protein MPKAKQTIYLETSVISAYFDFWKKSPLQKRETRKFWKIVLPDYEPVTSTLTIIELERARREWRNEYLKLIQNIRILNFSPKVSRLAERYIKERIIPKSKADDAGHLAIAVTHEIDFFLTWNMQHFLRPNKMKQIINFNRTNSLYIPTLVNPNDFLE